One genomic window of Mucilaginibacter sp. SJ includes the following:
- a CDS encoding response regulator, whose protein sequence is MSQKILIIEDNNDIRENVVEILGLAGYTVFEADNGKTGIELAVNNLPDVILCDIMMPELDGYGVLFMLNKNPETAAIPFIFLTAKAERIDQRKGMEMGADDYLTKPFDDIELLNAIESRLRKKTAQQSFYSQSLENLHSIVSKNSGLTELKHIISERKVRLFKKDQVIYYDGDKGNGLYLILKGRVKTVKLANDGRELMTAIHSAEEYLGVNAMLSNEAYTDTATTLEDSQLCLIPKDQLDNLLNLYPDIAREFIKLLSNHIRDREEQLLQLAYNSVRKRMADTLMRLHKQQGGDFKISREDLAAMAGVATETVSRTLTDFKDENLIDKKGSQITVLSPERLAKMKN, encoded by the coding sequence ATGAGCCAAAAAATCCTGATCATCGAAGATAACAACGATATCCGCGAAAACGTGGTAGAAATACTGGGGCTGGCCGGTTACACGGTATTTGAGGCCGATAATGGTAAAACCGGTATTGAACTGGCCGTTAACAACCTGCCCGATGTAATACTTTGCGATATCATGATGCCCGAGCTTGATGGTTATGGGGTTTTATTTATGCTGAATAAAAATCCCGAAACCGCCGCCATACCTTTTATATTTTTAACCGCAAAGGCCGAACGGATTGACCAACGTAAAGGCATGGAAATGGGTGCCGATGATTACTTAACCAAGCCTTTTGATGATATTGAACTACTGAACGCCATTGAAAGCAGGCTCAGGAAAAAAACTGCCCAGCAAAGCTTTTATAGTCAATCGCTCGAAAACCTACACTCAATTGTATCGAAGAACAGCGGTCTCACCGAACTTAAACATATTATTAGCGAACGCAAGGTACGCCTGTTTAAAAAAGACCAGGTAATTTATTACGATGGTGATAAAGGGAATGGTTTGTACCTGATATTGAAAGGCAGGGTTAAAACCGTTAAACTGGCAAACGATGGCCGTGAGCTGATGACCGCCATCCACTCTGCCGAGGAATACCTGGGGGTAAATGCCATGCTCTCGAACGAGGCTTACACAGATACAGCAACCACCCTGGAGGACAGCCAGCTGTGCCTGATCCCTAAAGACCAACTGGATAACCTGCTCAATTTATATCCTGATATTGCGCGTGAGTTTATCAAACTACTCTCTAACCATATCCGCGACCGGGAAGAACAATTATTGCAGCTTGCGTATAACTCAGTACGGAAAAGGATGGCCGATACCCTGATGCGACTGCATAAACAGCAGGGCGGGGATTTCAAAATTTCGCGCGAAGACCTTGCTGCCATGGCCGGCGTAGCAACTGAAACCGTGAGCCGTACCCTTACCGATTTT
- a CDS encoding YdcF family protein, which translates to MKKLLLLTMLGLGGLSAFAQTSSPVKNTPIDYVKIKNYGLLTLLEQDAEVSTLLKNDPELAQLTQKKLSALSTSLTDCKDAACLTTAVKLTDDDIKTVGDRLAALYKTGNALNRMVKSKLIPSGFYSLYKKLSPEQLLIKAWEQDAGSINYTIGVYAEGKKPNYPQIDSISYNVKARAYYTLMYDASAILLGDIKRTKLFFEPAMQAALLYLQINERQDPANYEPMELNANKAAVTRVKTIKWANYPYSNILVPGAGPDNLTSPLSGEGMLRCRLAVQEYKAGKAPFIIVSGGKVHPYKTKYNEAEEMKVYLMKTLHIPENVIIIEPHARHTTTNMRNSARLLYKYSIPADKPGIVVTDKSQTDFIMNMDARCQKELNYVPYKLARRNSETEVEYYPVEEAKQIDPDEPLDPR; encoded by the coding sequence ATGAAAAAACTCCTGCTACTAACAATGCTTGGATTGGGTGGTTTAAGTGCCTTCGCGCAAACCTCAAGTCCCGTAAAAAATACGCCGATAGATTATGTAAAGATTAAAAACTACGGCCTGCTGACTCTGCTTGAGCAGGATGCCGAAGTAAGCACTTTACTTAAAAACGATCCTGAACTGGCACAGCTCACGCAGAAAAAGCTAAGCGCCCTTAGCACTTCCCTTACTGATTGTAAAGACGCCGCGTGCTTAACAACTGCGGTAAAACTAACTGATGATGACATCAAAACCGTAGGTGACCGGCTTGCAGCATTATATAAAACAGGCAACGCGCTTAATAGGATGGTTAAATCGAAACTGATCCCATCGGGTTTTTATAGTTTGTATAAAAAACTATCGCCAGAGCAATTGCTTATAAAAGCATGGGAGCAGGACGCAGGTAGTATCAACTATACTATTGGCGTTTATGCTGAAGGCAAAAAGCCTAATTATCCGCAAATAGATTCTATTAGCTATAATGTTAAAGCAAGGGCATATTATACGCTGATGTATGATGCTTCCGCTATATTGTTGGGTGATATTAAACGAACAAAGCTGTTTTTTGAACCCGCTATGCAGGCAGCCCTGCTTTATCTGCAGATAAATGAAAGACAGGATCCCGCCAATTACGAGCCGATGGAGCTAAACGCAAACAAGGCTGCCGTAACCCGTGTCAAAACCATAAAATGGGCCAATTATCCTTATTCAAATATTCTTGTACCTGGTGCTGGTCCGGATAATCTAACATCGCCGCTAAGCGGGGAGGGGATGCTGCGCTGCAGGCTGGCGGTACAGGAATATAAGGCTGGCAAGGCGCCGTTTATCATTGTATCAGGCGGCAAGGTGCATCCATATAAAACAAAATATAATGAAGCGGAAGAAATGAAGGTTTATTTAATGAAAACCCTTCATATTCCTGAAAATGTGATCATCATTGAACCTCATGCGCGCCATACTACTACCAATATGCGTAACAGCGCAAGACTGCTTTATAAATATAGTATCCCTGCCGATAAGCCCGGCATTGTGGTAACCGATAAATCACAAACCGATTTTATTATGAATATGGATGCCCGCTGCCAAAAGGAACTGAACTATGTG
- a CDS encoding PAS domain-containing sensor histidine kinase, producing MENTALLKAIIENAIDGIITIDERGIVESINPSACRLFQYEPHEVIGKNVSILMPQPYRQEHDHYINRYQTTGKPHIIGIGREVTGLRKDGTQFPFRLGVSDVNFSGRKIYAGFIHDLSREKEAEDKLKEYTSHLEEVVEERTLSLKQFVLELQKAKEEVSQSLEKEKELGQLKSRFVSMASHEFRTPLSAVQLSASLIDKYAEPLHSLQISKHVNKIKNAVGNLTTILNDFLSLEKLEAGRIEPSYTRFDLVKLAEELTEEMQIMAKQNQNILYQHTGTDSMVYLDINLLKNCIINLITNAIKYSGEDSFIEFSTEINVSGCSITVKDNGIGIPESDQKHLFEAFFRAHNTGNIAGTGLGLNIVARYTALMNGRVDFQSNVNEGTSFTISFSAS from the coding sequence ATGGAAAATACTGCCTTATTAAAAGCCATTATTGAAAATGCTATCGATGGCATTATTACTATCGATGAACGGGGGATTGTCGAATCTATTAATCCTTCGGCTTGCAGGTTATTTCAATATGAGCCTCATGAAGTTATCGGCAAAAATGTATCGATACTGATGCCCCAGCCATACCGGCAGGAACATGATCATTATATCAATCGATATCAAACTACCGGTAAACCACATATCATTGGTATAGGTCGTGAAGTAACAGGCTTGCGTAAAGACGGCACCCAATTTCCTTTCAGACTTGGCGTTAGTGACGTAAATTTTTCGGGCCGTAAAATATATGCCGGCTTTATACACGACCTTAGCCGTGAGAAAGAAGCTGAAGATAAACTGAAGGAATACACATCGCACCTGGAGGAAGTGGTAGAGGAACGTACGCTCTCCTTAAAACAATTTGTTCTTGAACTGCAAAAAGCCAAAGAAGAAGTGAGCCAGTCCCTTGAAAAAGAGAAAGAACTGGGACAATTGAAAAGCCGTTTTGTTTCCATGGCATCGCATGAGTTTCGTACGCCACTAAGCGCTGTTCAATTATCGGCCTCGCTTATTGATAAATATGCCGAGCCTTTACACAGCCTGCAGATTAGCAAGCATGTTAATAAAATCAAAAATGCCGTTGGCAACCTCACTACCATTCTGAATGATTTTCTCTCGCTCGAAAAACTGGAAGCCGGGCGTATTGAACCATCATACACCAGGTTTGACCTGGTTAAGCTGGCCGAAGAGCTAACTGAAGAAATGCAGATTATGGCCAAGCAAAACCAAAATATCCTTTATCAGCATACAGGTACAGATAGTATGGTTTACCTCGATATTAACCTGCTCAAAAACTGCATCATCAACCTCATCACAAACGCCATCAAATATTCGGGCGAGGACAGCTTTATTGAATTTAGTACTGAAATAAATGTTTCCGGCTGTTCCATTACTGTAAAAGATAATGGCATAGGCATTCCCGAAAGCGACCAGAAGCATTTATTTGAGGCATTTTTCAGAGCGCACAATACAGGCAATATCGCGGGTACCGGTTTAGGTCTTAATATTGTGGCCCGGTACACTGCCCTTATGAACGGCAGAGTTGATTTTCAAAGTAACGTAAACGAGGGTACTTCATTCACCATTTCATTTTCTGCATCATGA